In Verrucomicrobiota bacterium, a genomic segment contains:
- a CDS encoding sugar phosphate isomerase/epimerase: MNTISFITANFVAREVGYEITEGWHQGNNATNDYFRSIDTFPKRFDALLKEIKQIGFASIDLWVSHLHWAWATKKHTKVANSLISKHRLKVASMAGRFGATRLEFEAACQLANAMEVRTLTGTAPFLNINREDAVSILRKYRLEFAIVNQQETSAEQLLNKIGYDNHDIIGVAIDTGWYSILGDGLFDAIEELAPNLKVVQLKNLERADSGATSSYHKGGVPIEKCVEKLKEIRFNGAISVEHYPFDRNPCEECRQNLELLKTWLKE, encoded by the coding sequence ATGAACACTATCTCTTTCATCACTGCCAATTTCGTCGCACGCGAAGTAGGCTATGAAATCACCGAAGGCTGGCATCAAGGCAACAATGCTACCAACGACTACTTCCGTTCAATCGATACTTTCCCAAAACGTTTCGACGCGCTTTTAAAAGAAATCAAACAAATAGGATTTGCTTCGATTGATCTTTGGGTTTCACACCTGCACTGGGCCTGGGCCACCAAAAAACATACCAAGGTCGCGAATTCTCTTATTTCAAAACATCGTTTGAAAGTGGCAAGTATGGCGGGACGCTTTGGTGCCACACGCCTGGAGTTCGAAGCGGCTTGCCAGTTGGCCAATGCGATGGAAGTTAGAACTCTCACTGGCACGGCTCCTTTTTTAAATATCAACCGTGAAGATGCTGTTTCGATACTGCGGAAATACCGTTTGGAGTTTGCCATCGTGAATCAGCAGGAAACATCCGCCGAGCAGCTCCTCAATAAAATAGGTTACGACAATCACGACATCATTGGTGTGGCGATCGATACTGGCTGGTACAGTATCCTGGGGGATGGATTGTTCGACGCCATCGAAGAATTGGCTCCCAATTTGAAAGTGGTTCAGCTGAAGAACTTGGAAAGGGCGGATAGCGGTGCAACCAGTAGCTATCATAAAGGCGGCGTCCCTATTGAAAAATGTGTCGAGAAGTTGAAAGAAATCCGCTTCAACGGGGCCATATCAGTCGAACATTATCCCTTCGATAGAAACCCCTGTGAGGAATGCCGCCAAAACCTGGAGCTTCTGAAAACCTGGTTGAAGGAATAA
- a CDS encoding transposase: MRSSRLKVKGQSAVYHCVTRVVGGAMLLDKTAKEVLRKQIRYMASFCGVEILTYCVMTNHFHVLVRVPHEQIPKDAELVERFRLLYGKDKGKVETLEALLNKGGEEAEIERKKLVARMGDVSLFMKELKQRFSIWYNKSHQRYGTLWAERFKSVLIEDTAACLRTVAAYIDLNPVRAGLAKDPKDYRYCGYSEAVTGNAEAQAGLCRVLNVKTTKTALSEYRKILFLMGSTTSQQGQKAMDREAVKKVVEQDGELPMAQVLRLKIRYFTDGMVLGSKEYVNQIFESHPKMFSERRKSGARQMRGLKNSGFMVARDLRKEVFT; encoded by the coding sequence ATGAGATCGTCGAGATTGAAGGTAAAAGGGCAGAGCGCAGTGTATCATTGCGTGACCCGGGTTGTTGGGGGAGCGATGCTATTGGATAAAACGGCAAAGGAGGTGTTGCGGAAGCAGATACGGTATATGGCAAGTTTTTGCGGTGTTGAAATCCTGACGTATTGTGTGATGACGAATCACTTTCATGTGTTGGTAAGAGTGCCACACGAGCAGATACCCAAAGATGCTGAGTTGGTAGAGCGGTTTAGGCTGTTGTATGGTAAAGACAAAGGGAAGGTGGAGACCTTGGAAGCTTTGCTAAATAAGGGAGGTGAAGAGGCGGAGATTGAACGAAAGAAGCTTGTTGCGCGAATGGGAGATGTTTCGTTGTTTATGAAGGAGTTAAAGCAACGATTTAGCATTTGGTACAACAAAAGTCATCAGCGTTATGGAACCTTGTGGGCTGAACGTTTTAAAAGCGTATTGATTGAAGACACAGCAGCTTGTTTGAGAACAGTGGCTGCCTACATTGACCTGAATCCAGTGAGAGCAGGATTGGCGAAAGATCCGAAGGATTACCGCTATTGTGGGTATTCTGAAGCTGTGACAGGTAATGCCGAAGCACAGGCTGGGTTGTGTCGGGTTCTTAATGTGAAAACAACCAAAACCGCATTGTCTGAATATCGGAAGATCCTATTTCTGATGGGATCCACTACTTCCCAACAGGGGCAAAAGGCAATGGACCGAGAGGCGGTTAAAAAAGTTGTTGAGCAAGATGGTGAGCTTCCGATGGCGCAGGTGCTGCGACTCAAGATTCGTTACTTTACCGATGGAATGGTTCTTGGTTCAAAAGAGTATGTGAATCAAATATTCGAATCGCATCCGAAGATGTTTAGTGAGCGTCGAAAATCGGGAGCCAGGCAGATGCGTGGTTTGAAGAATTCCGGATTTATGGTCGCTAGAGATCTTCGAAAAGAGGTGTTCACATAG
- a CDS encoding TlpA family protein disulfide reductase → MKNFIAQTFLTVFALLLVSCSEPKNPGVLVTEGLLDYDFTMVQGAKPETGKPLVIEFWATWCGPCHKLFPHLTQLTEELEGTGIQFVAVTNESFKLTQEFVRVRQLKYPIAVDIQDLYGRALNVSYIPYAVIVNVEGEIVWSGHSGKLSKERIERELMPKKATSS, encoded by the coding sequence ATGAAAAATTTCATAGCCCAAACTTTTTTAACCGTGTTTGCGTTACTACTTGTTTCTTGCAGTGAGCCGAAGAATCCCGGTGTGTTGGTCACGGAAGGATTGCTCGATTACGATTTCACTATGGTTCAGGGTGCAAAACCCGAAACAGGCAAACCGCTGGTCATCGAATTCTGGGCAACCTGGTGCGGACCCTGCCACAAGCTGTTTCCTCACCTCACCCAATTGACTGAGGAACTCGAAGGTACCGGTATCCAATTCGTGGCAGTGACCAATGAATCCTTCAAGTTAACCCAAGAATTTGTTCGGGTGAGACAACTCAAATACCCGATCGCGGTGGATATTCAAGACCTCTACGGACGCGCACTCAACGTGAGCTACATACCCTACGCTGTCATCGTGAACGTGGAAGGCGAAATCGTTTGGTCCGGTCATTCAGGGAAGCTATCCAAAGAACGGATTGAGAGAGAGTTGATGCCGAAGAAGGCTACTTCATCTTAG